The following coding sequences lie in one Homalodisca vitripennis isolate AUS2020 chromosome X, UT_GWSS_2.1, whole genome shotgun sequence genomic window:
- the LOC124369540 gene encoding BICD family-like cargo adapter 1 yields MAESVSQDLPQTKPHINSNSELNPLSNSLQELEKSLTECDTQSSEESLIVAAKIGSALLQENNYLKNENRRLQDKLNSLEAKVEELENCEGKYVAHMERLQEKISELEAQLTKEKLYVVEAQTIFEDHDGKQIELIKDYENKIEELESKIMTLQQQTPEKTDRRLRTTGTQTLAPDYQTNNTFPSVLLEIGLLKNSHNAMEEKFKSLEAIINTSTQTSIEVTPPPAPQSLSVNSEMLILKRRQDQLEQQISALLDNTHLHLNESGRILPTNFIASKSTQQCKHKDDPLDSTLNKSTSGNKRKSGVRRDAKGKNLFSVSPSSKI; encoded by the coding sequence ATGGCGGAGTCTGTCTCACAGGACCTCCCTCAAACTAAACCCCATATAAACAGCAACTCTGAACTTAACCCCTTAAGCAACTCACTCCAAGAACTCGAAAAAAGTCTGACAGAATGTGACACACAGAGTAGCGAGGAAAGCTTGATAGTAGCCGCCAAAATCGGATCCGCTTTACTCCAGGAAAAcaactacttaaaaaatgaaaatcgtAGACTCCAAGACAAACTGAATAGTCTAGAAGCCAAAGTAGAGGAGTTAGAAAACTGCGAAGGAAAGTATGTCGCACATATGGAAAGGCTCCAAGAAAAGATATCCGAGCTCGAAGCACAGTTGACCAAGGAAAAACTGTATGTGGTTGAAGCACAAACTATTTTTGAGGACCATGACGGGAAACAGATCGAACTTATTAAAGACTATGAAAATAAGATTGAAGAATTAGAGAGTAAAATTATGACATTGCAGCAACAGACACCTGAAAAAACTGACAGGAGGCTCAGGACTACAGGAACTCAAACATTGGCCCCTgactatcaaacaaataataccTTCCCCTCAGTTCTCTTGGAAATCGGACTCTTAAAAAACAGCCATAATGCCATggaagaaaagtttaaaagtctGGAAGCAATAATAAACACCTCCACCCAAACCTCCATAGAAGTCACCCCTCCACCTGCACCACAATCCTTGTCAGTGAACTCAGAGATGCTAATCCTTAAGAGGAGGCAAGACCAACTGGAGCAACAAATATCAGCACTTCTAGACAACACTCACCTTCATCTAAATGAGTCTGGAAGAATCCTACCTACTAACTTTATAGCATCTAAATCTACTCAACAATGTAAACATAAAGATGATCCTCTAGATTCTACCCTGAATAAGTCTACCTCAGGGAACAAAAGGAAATCAGGAGTTAGACGGGACGCAAAGGGAAAGAACCTATTTAGTGTCTCTCCaagctcaaaaatataa